Within Oceanotoga teriensis, the genomic segment GGGTATTCGGATTTTATGGTGGAAAAGGGCCTATAAGTTACTCTTTTCCAATTTCTTAATAAGTGTGGAAAAATCTACACCATAGTTGCCTGTTTTGTCTCGGTCTGTTATTTGATACGAATTGAAACTATCGTATAACATAGCTTTGCTGAATGCACTTGAATTAAATCGTGGCTTCCTCTTTTTATGGAGCTTTTCATTAAAAATTATTTTAGCTCGTAAGGCTTCAAATGAGTACCCTCTACCCATTCGTTCTACTTGCCTAATGATGCTATTTATAGACTCTGTATAAGCGTTAGTGAGCCTTTTATCAAAGTAATTGAAGATTTCATCCTGCCAGTTGTCTACGGCTCTTAATAGGTCTTTATAGGCGTTTTTAGAGTTGCTGGATAAACAGCATTGTCTCCAATACCTGTAACGATCTTTGGCTTGCTCAAGGTCATCTGTATCCCATATCAAGTAGAACTCTTCTTTAAGTTCGTAGGCTTCTTTTAGTTCAGGTAAATTACTTAACCAAGTATCCAAAAGGAATGAATCTCGTTCATTCAAGTCATGCTTTCGTTTAAGAAGGATATACCTCTCACGCATAAGGGTACGACTTTCTTTGGCTGTCATATTGGCTTTAAGAGACTTCCTAACACTATCCAAGGCTTGATTAGCCATTCGGACTACATGAAACTTATCTACAACTACTTTAGCGTGAGGTATAACTGTATTAACTGCGTCTTTGTAGGGCTTCCACATATCCATTGTGACATATTCGATATATGTATTGTCTTTAATTTCAGAAAGGCGTTGAATGACCGTATCTTTGTTACGATTGGGTTTTATGTCATATATAGTTCTACGTTCTACATTGGTCAATACAAGACGAGGTTTCTTGATAATGTGTATTTCGTCAATACCAAGCCATTTAGGAGTTTCAAACTGATATTCACGTTCTTTTAATGCCACATAGTCTTTAAAGATGTTCCTAACAGTTTTCTCGTCTACACCAACACTTTCAGCTACGTCTACGAAGGTCTTAGACAGAGATTGTTCTTCAATAGACCTTATAAGCCTTTTAGTCATACTACGCTTTTCGTCAATGGATATAAGGCGTTCCCAAAAAGTTGTGCCACATTCACGACATTTATAACGTCTGCGGTTTAATTGTAATCCTACTCGCTTTAAACGAATAGGCAGATCCATGATTAGTTGCTTTCTTGATGTATGTTTATATAGCCTGTCAAAGCCACATTGAGGGCAACGTACTGGTGGAAAAGTTGCTTCCACTTTAAACATCATGTCGGATTCATTTTCTTGTGGTGGTTCTATTGTTTTAAGATCTGGTAGTAATAATAAGTCTGACATATTGTTCATCCTTTACTACTCCGTGTTTTTCAAGTATAGATTTGATATCAAAATTAAAATTGTTAAATATTTTTTGTGACCACAAATGCTCTTAGAACATCCCATAAAGCATATACAATAGGTGATAGGAAAATAGTTTGGAAAATTCCTTTTGTAGAGTTTGCATTAAATAATGCACCCTATCGTTGGATAGCCTATGTACAAAAAAGGTTATCCTATAGTTGCACAGGATAACCTTCATTATTATTCAATTATGCAGTTGCACAGCTACAATCTTTGCACTCGCAAACTTCATCAGTACAATGATCTGCACATTCTTGATTACAATAAACTTTTCCATCAACCTCTACTTTGTTCTCACCAATAAGACAATTACAGTTAGAGCGTGCACATTTTTCCACTTTGAATCTCCTCCTATTTTGGTAAATCTTCTGTTAGGCACCATCCTTCGTGTAAAAGGCTGGTTACACAAAGATCAACAACTCGATACCGAATAAAATTTCCCTCACGAGACGAACGAACAATGCCCTTATCATCTAATCGTTGAAGTTGGTTAGAGATGGCTTGAGGTTTCATTTCGAGTTGTTCAGCCAACTCAGTAACGGATATGTTTGGTGTTCGATTCACTGCGTGTAATATCCGAAGCCTCGTGCCGTTTGAAAGGATTTTAAACGTTTCGCTCAATCCCTCCGCATAATCTATATCCAACAAAGGACGATCCGTTAGCTGAGGTT encodes:
- a CDS encoding ISL3 family transposase, with translation MSDLLLLPDLKTIEPPQENESDMMFKVEATFPPVRCPQCGFDRLYKHTSRKQLIMDLPIRLKRVGLQLNRRRYKCRECGTTFWERLISIDEKRSMTKRLIRSIEEQSLSKTFVDVAESVGVDEKTVRNIFKDYVALKEREYQFETPKWLGIDEIHIIKKPRLVLTNVERRTIYDIKPNRNKDTVIQRLSEIKDNTYIEYVTMDMWKPYKDAVNTVIPHAKVVVDKFHVVRMANQALDSVRKSLKANMTAKESRTLMRERYILLKRKHDLNERDSFLLDTWLSNLPELKEAYELKEEFYLIWDTDDLEQAKDRYRYWRQCCLSSNSKNAYKDLLRAVDNWQDEIFNYFDKRLTNAYTESINSIIRQVERMGRGYSFEALRAKIIFNEKLHKKRKPRFNSSAFSKAMLYDSFNSYQITDRDKTGNYGVDFSTLIKKLEKSNL
- a CDS encoding ArsR/SmtB family transcription factor, coding for MEENCYTPKPQLTDRPLLDIDYAEGLSETFKILSNGTRLRILHAVNRTPNISVTELAEQLEMKPQAISNQLQRLDDKGIVRSSREGNFIRYRVVDLCVTSLLHEGWCLTEDLPK